The following coding sequences are from one Malaciobacter pacificus window:
- a CDS encoding TRAP transporter large permease has translation MIGIVMFFTALFMLLIGFPVAFTFAAVSVFFGMIAGIAEVLSYSDEGMTFMNILTEGLHEGILMFDYMPFRIFSIQQNTILMAIPMFIFMGIVLQKTGLAEKLLESMGFLFGEIRGGVAISTVLVGTLLAASTGVVGASVVAMGVISLPVMMKYKYNTPLACGTICASGTLGQIIPPSIVLIILGDVFQVPVGDLFAAAVWPGLALVGAYIIYILIVSFANKDMAPPIPADPSRGDKKQQVLKALIDIIPSLTLIVLVLGSIFAGIATPTESAAVGCIGAVLLSILYKTFTVGMVKEAALESVKITSMVFGILIGATAFSMVFSYTGGEEIVEHFMMSLPGDEKWGFIIFTMLAILILGFFIDFIEISYIIVPILIPVSQTLGIDPVWFAILIALNLQTSFLTPPFGFSLFYLKGCAPSSVTTTQIYKGVLPFIAIQIVVLSIVAFYPELFGMSISE, from the coding sequence ATGATTGGTATAGTAATGTTTTTTACAGCATTATTTATGCTGTTAATTGGTTTCCCTGTAGCATTTACATTTGCTGCTGTTTCTGTATTTTTTGGTATGATTGCAGGTATTGCTGAAGTATTAAGTTACTCAGATGAAGGTATGACTTTTATGAATATCCTAACAGAAGGTCTTCATGAAGGAATTCTAATGTTTGATTATATGCCATTTAGAATATTCTCTATTCAACAAAATACTATTTTAATGGCTATTCCTATGTTTATTTTTATGGGTATTGTTTTACAAAAAACAGGACTTGCAGAAAAACTATTAGAATCTATGGGATTCTTATTTGGAGAAATTAGAGGTGGAGTTGCTATTTCAACTGTTTTAGTTGGTACACTATTAGCTGCTTCAACTGGTGTTGTTGGAGCTTCAGTTGTAGCAATGGGTGTTATTTCACTTCCTGTAATGATGAAGTACAAATATAATACTCCACTTGCCTGTGGTACTATTTGTGCTTCTGGTACACTTGGTCAAATTATTCCTCCTTCAATTGTATTAATTATTTTAGGTGATGTATTCCAAGTTCCAGTTGGTGATTTATTCGCTGCTGCTGTTTGGCCAGGTCTTGCACTTGTTGGTGCTTATATTATCTATATTTTAATTGTATCATTTGCAAATAAAGATATGGCTCCACCAATCCCAGCAGACCCAAGTAGAGGTGATAAAAAACAACAAGTATTAAAAGCCTTAATTGATATTATTCCTTCACTTACTTTAATAGTATTAGTTTTAGGTTCTATTTTTGCAGGAATTGCAACACCTACTGAATCAGCAGCTGTTGGATGTATTGGTGCAGTTTTATTATCTATTTTATATAAAACATTTACTGTTGGAATGGTAAAAGAAGCAGCATTAGAATCAGTTAAAATTACATCTATGGTATTTGGTATCTTAATTGGTGCTACAGCATTCTCAATGGTATTTTCATATACTGGAGGAGAAGAGATTGTTGAACACTTTATGATGAGTTTACCAGGTGATGAGAAATGGGGATTCATTATATTTACAATGTTAGCAATTTTAATTTTAGGATTCTTTATTGACTTTATTGAAATATCATATATCATTGTTCCGATTTTAATTCCAGTATCACAAACACTTGGAATTGACCCAGTTTGGTTTGCAATTTTAATTGCTTTAAATTTACAAACTTCATTTTTAACACCACCATTTGGATTCAGTCTGTTCTACTTAAAAGGATGTGCTCCTTCAAGTGTAACAACAACTCAAATTTATAAAGGTGTATTACCATTTATTGCAATACAAATTGTAGTATTGTCAATAGTTGCATTCTATCCAGAACTATTTGGAATGAGTATTTCTGAATAA
- a CDS encoding TRAP transporter small permease subunit, with product MLLKLERYFNKFADIIGIITAFAMVLMILNVFYDVIMRYFFKSGSIAMQEMEWHLFSVIILLGVAYTLKEDGHVRVDLIYDRLSNKRKAVINMVGVVLFILPIALLVGISSINNAYEAFLSMEQSGDPGGLPYRWIVKALIPLSFFLLIITSIGYFIRNLNIYKGLHENEDYNLKGEIEDYKNELNQHKHHIIDIDEKGDKK from the coding sequence ATGCTGTTAAAACTTGAGAGATATTTTAACAAATTTGCAGACATTATTGGAATAATTACTGCATTTGCAATGGTTCTAATGATTTTAAATGTATTTTATGATGTAATTATGAGATATTTCTTTAAATCAGGTTCAATTGCAATGCAAGAGATGGAATGGCATCTTTTCTCAGTAATTATTCTACTAGGAGTTGCATATACCCTAAAAGAAGATGGTCACGTTAGAGTTGACTTAATATACGATAGACTAAGCAACAAAAGAAAAGCCGTGATAAATATGGTTGGAGTAGTATTATTTATTTTACCTATTGCACTTTTAGTTGGAATTAGTTCAATCAACAATGCTTATGAAGCGTTTTTATCAATGGAACAAAGTGGCGACCCAGGAGGGTTACCATATAGATGGATAGTAAAAGCACTAATTCCATTATCATTTTTCCTTTTAATAATTACATCAATTGGATATTTTATTAGAAACCTAAATATATATAAAGGTTTACATGAAAATGAGGATTATAATCTAAAAGGTGAAATTGAAGATTATAAAAATGAATTAAATCAGCATAAACATCACATAATTGATATAGATGAAAAGGGAGATAAAAAATGA
- a CDS encoding TRAP transporter substrate-binding protein: MLKTTSKLLVGAALIAGLATTASAAKTYKWKLATTWGPTLSPFIDAPNNMAKMVEEMSDGRLQIRVDASNKHKSAFGILDMVKGGQYDMGHSASYYWKGKDINTLPFTTMPFGMTAPEQYAWFYHGGGLELMQKAYKKHKVLSFPGGNTGNQMGGWFRKEINSLEDLKGLKMRIPGFAGEVMAKLGLTVTNIAPGELYTSLERGTIDALEWVGPGMDITMGFHKIAPYYYTGWHEPATELQFLVNERSFKKLPKDLQQILLTAMKVSAYDMYIQNYDMSATAWSKIESDYPNIKIKTFPKEVMDAMKKANDELLVEKAEGNPLLKEVLDSQKAYQKKARKWTEMSDYLYLKDNL; this comes from the coding sequence ATGTTAAAAACAACGTCAAAATTATTAGTTGGTGCAGCACTAATTGCTGGACTAGCTACAACTGCAAGTGCAGCTAAAACTTATAAATGGAAACTAGCTACAACTTGGGGGCCTACATTAAGTCCTTTCATTGATGCTCCAAATAATATGGCAAAAATGGTTGAAGAGATGTCTGATGGAAGACTACAAATCAGAGTTGATGCTTCTAACAAACACAAATCAGCATTTGGTATTTTAGATATGGTTAAAGGTGGTCAATATGATATGGGTCACTCTGCATCATATTACTGGAAAGGTAAAGATATTAATACTTTACCATTTACAACAATGCCATTTGGTATGACTGCACCAGAACAATATGCATGGTTTTACCATGGTGGCGGTTTAGAATTAATGCAAAAAGCATATAAAAAGCATAAAGTATTATCTTTCCCTGGTGGTAACACTGGTAACCAAATGGGTGGATGGTTTAGAAAAGAGATTAACTCGTTAGAAGATTTAAAAGGTCTTAAAATGAGAATTCCTGGATTTGCTGGTGAAGTAATGGCAAAACTAGGATTAACAGTTACAAATATTGCTCCAGGTGAATTATATACATCACTTGAAAGAGGTACTATTGATGCTTTAGAGTGGGTTGGACCAGGAATGGATATTACTATGGGATTCCACAAAATTGCACCTTACTACTATACAGGATGGCATGAACCAGCAACGGAATTACAATTTTTAGTTAATGAAAGATCATTTAAGAAATTACCAAAAGATTTACAACAAATCTTATTAACAGCAATGAAAGTATCAGCATATGATATGTATATTCAAAATTATGATATGAGTGCAACAGCTTGGTCTAAAATTGAGTCTGATTACCCAAATATCAAAATTAAAACTTTCCCAAAAGAAGTTATGGATGCTATGAAAAAAGCTAATGATGAATTATTAGTTGAAAAAGCTGAAGGTAACCCACTATTAAAAGAAGTTTTAGATTCTCAAAAAGCTTACCAAAAGAAAGCTAGAAAATGGACTGAGATGTCTGACTACTTATACTTAAAAGACAATTTATAA
- a CDS encoding response regulator transcription factor: protein MKILLLEDNQKLNDTISKRLKLKGYNVLSFTDGALALEAISEGFSCFVLDINVPNVDGIKILKKIREIYPKLPVIIISASVELDIIKESYDFGCSDYLKKPFFIDELEIKIERYCQIQNTKIEFDKNCYFDFKSSLIIINDEEKRLTKKEKLLLNLFITKKNQVISYEAIENYVWEGNFATLESIRSLIRRVRKILDKEYIQTVVDTGYIFKTIEI, encoded by the coding sequence ATGAAAATTTTACTTTTAGAAGATAATCAAAAATTAAATGACACAATTTCAAAAAGACTAAAACTTAAAGGTTATAATGTATTATCTTTTACAGATGGTGCCCTTGCATTAGAAGCAATTAGTGAAGGTTTTTCATGCTTTGTTTTAGATATAAATGTACCAAATGTTGATGGAATTAAAATATTAAAAAAGATTAGAGAAATTTATCCAAAACTACCAGTTATTATAATTAGTGCATCAGTTGAACTAGATATTATAAAAGAGTCTTATGACTTTGGCTGTAGTGATTATTTAAAAAAACCTTTTTTCATAGATGAACTTGAAATAAAAATTGAAAGATATTGTCAAATTCAAAATACTAAAATAGAGTTTGATAAAAACTGTTATTTTGATTTTAAATCCTCATTAATTATTATCAATGATGAAGAGAAAAGACTTACAAAAAAAGAGAAGCTTCTTTTAAACCTATTTATAACTAAAAAAAATCAAGTTATATCATATGAAGCTATTGAAAACTATGTATGGGAAGGTAATTTTGCCACACTAGAATCTATAAGAAGTCTTATAAGACGTGTTAGAAAGATTTTAGACAAAGAGTATATTCAAACGGTAGTTGATACAGGATATATATTTAAAACTATAGAAATATGA
- a CDS encoding ABC transporter substrate binding protein, translating into MKKLILFSMLFFTYLFANNSSKDVLLLHSYHKGYVWSDDISKTIENSLNKYDNIELTTVYMDTKRIDDPQYINDLALLYKKQFENRDYDLIIVSDNSALDFTIKYHDYLFKNLPILFCGINNFNKDLLIEHNMTKYMTGVVEQVDLEKNFELISKLHPNLENLIFIGDRSKTSLAIKKDLKPVIEKYKKYFNIEYIDNLDITNLKNKVSKLDPSNTVILFGLLFKDTTGKYFTYKQSFQQIKNVSNVPIYGLWDFYLNYGIVGGLLTSAIAQGEAVSKMALDVLLKNKEVSDIPILEKSPNLYMFDYKELDRFDLDPTKFINDLIIINEPSSVYKEHTKFFIIAITIIIILSIIVVTLRANIQRRVKLEQALSNRLEFDKVLLDTIPNPIYYKNTEGKFLGCNIAFVSLVNSTRNEVIGKTAFDFFPKEIASKNTKIDKELLKTFSTSTSEFTFYTPLNEMKHIILNKAVYKNIDGTIGGIVCIMDDITERVQQKQFLIQQSKLAEMGDMVAAIAHQWNEPLVELSALVQDIQTSYLLNELKDIDVNDFVKDSMVQIQYMSKTLSDFRNFLKPSTKKKLFSISKSLNEINEIIGKQVFYSNIKMNFNYKNKDEELLIYGYENEFKQVLLNLLNNAKNKIVEKNLNTHKKGTININIQRCINYNTIEICDDAGAIEDNILSSIFEPYFTTKENGTGLGLYMAKVIIEDKMRGTISARNNENQAIFTIKLPHKKV; encoded by the coding sequence ATGAAAAAATTAATACTATTTAGCATGCTATTTTTTACTTATTTATTTGCAAATAATAGTAGTAAAGATGTTTTATTGCTTCATTCATATCATAAAGGTTATGTATGGAGCGATGATATCTCTAAAACTATTGAAAACTCATTAAATAAATATGACAATATTGAACTTACTACTGTTTATATGGACACTAAAAGAATTGATGACCCACAATATATAAATGACTTAGCTTTACTTTATAAAAAACAGTTTGAAAATAGAGACTATGACCTAATTATTGTTAGTGATAATAGTGCCCTTGATTTTACTATAAAATATCATGACTATTTATTCAAAAATTTACCTATATTATTTTGTGGAATAAACAATTTTAATAAAGATTTATTAATTGAACATAATATGACTAAATATATGACAGGTGTAGTTGAGCAAGTTGATTTAGAAAAAAATTTTGAACTTATATCTAAACTTCACCCTAATTTAGAAAATTTAATTTTCATTGGAGATAGATCAAAAACAAGTCTTGCAATAAAAAAAGATTTAAAACCTGTAATTGAAAAATATAAAAAATATTTTAATATCGAATATATTGATAACTTAGATATAACTAATCTTAAAAATAAAGTTTCAAAATTAGACCCTAGTAATACAGTAATTTTATTTGGATTACTATTTAAAGATACTACTGGCAAATACTTTACATATAAGCAAAGTTTTCAACAAATAAAAAATGTAAGTAATGTTCCAATTTATGGCTTATGGGATTTTTATTTAAATTATGGAATTGTAGGAGGTTTATTAACCTCTGCAATTGCACAAGGGGAAGCTGTATCAAAAATGGCACTTGATGTACTATTAAAAAATAAAGAAGTATCTGATATTCCTATTTTAGAAAAATCCCCAAATCTTTATATGTTCGATTACAAAGAGTTAGATAGATTTGATTTAGACCCAACAAAATTCATTAATGACTTAATCATTATAAATGAGCCTTCAAGTGTTTACAAAGAACATACTAAGTTCTTTATAATAGCTATTACTATAATTATTATATTAAGTATAATAGTTGTAACACTAAGAGCTAATATTCAAAGAAGAGTAAAACTAGAACAAGCTTTATCAAATAGGCTTGAGTTTGATAAAGTTTTACTTGACACAATACCAAACCCAATATATTATAAAAATACAGAGGGTAAATTTCTAGGTTGTAATATTGCATTTGTATCTTTAGTAAATAGTACAAGAAATGAAGTAATAGGAAAAACTGCATTTGATTTTTTTCCAAAAGAGATTGCAAGTAAAAATACAAAGATTGATAAAGAGTTACTAAAAACTTTTAGTACAAGTACTTCTGAATTCACATTCTATACGCCATTAAATGAAATGAAACATATAATTCTAAATAAAGCAGTTTATAAAAATATTGATGGAACTATTGGAGGAATTGTGTGTATTATGGATGATATAACTGAACGTGTTCAGCAAAAACAATTTCTAATCCAACAAAGTAAACTAGCAGAAATGGGTGATATGGTTGCAGCAATTGCCCATCAATGGAATGAGCCACTAGTGGAACTTTCTGCACTTGTTCAAGATATACAAACAAGCTATTTATTGAATGAATTAAAAGATATTGATGTAAATGATTTTGTAAAAGATTCAATGGTACAAATACAATATATGTCAAAAACATTAAGTGATTTTAGAAACTTCTTAAAACCATCAACTAAGAAAAAACTATTTTCAATATCTAAATCTCTTAATGAAATTAATGAAATAATAGGGAAACAGGTATTCTATTCAAATATAAAAATGAATTTTAACTATAAAAATAAAGATGAAGAGCTATTAATATATGGATATGAAAATGAATTTAAGCAGGTTTTATTAAACCTGCTTAATAATGCTAAAAATAAAATTGTAGAGAAAAATCTTAATACTCACAAAAAAGGTACAATAAACATAAATATTCAAAGATGTATTAATTACAATACAATTGAGATTTGTGATGATGCGGGTGCAATTGAAGATAATATTTTAAGTTCAATATTTGAACCATATTTTACGACAAAAGAGAATGGAACAGGACTTGGCCTATATATGGCAAAAGTTATAATTGAAGATAAAATGAGGGGAACAATTAGCGCTAGAAATAATGAAAATCAAGCAATATTTACAATAAAGCTTCCTCATAAAAAGGTATAA
- a CDS encoding LutC/YkgG family protein, with amino-acid sequence MTSKEKILNAIRANNVVQDTTLPSYENFGITFENKFEKFSEMIESVGGKALLINKADLDKTIKELYPNENQISSNVDSCSLGNFDANNEDDPHNLKGVDLAIVKGNFAVAENGAIWMKNKDNRHRSLYFIAQNIVIVIEESNIINNMHEAYERINFDNKGYGVFISGPSKTADIEQSLVIGAHGPKSGYVIFTKS; translated from the coding sequence ATGACTAGTAAAGAGAAAATTTTAAATGCAATTAGAGCAAATAATGTTGTGCAAGACACAACTCTTCCTTCTTATGAGAATTTTGGAATAACTTTTGAAAATAAGTTTGAAAAATTCTCTGAAATGATTGAAAGTGTTGGAGGAAAAGCTTTACTTATAAATAAAGCTGATTTAGATAAAACTATAAAAGAGCTATATCCAAATGAAAATCAAATATCTTCAAATGTTGATAGTTGTAGTTTAGGTAATTTTGATGCAAACAATGAAGATGACCCTCATAATCTAAAAGGTGTTGATTTAGCAATAGTAAAAGGTAATTTTGCTGTTGCAGAAAATGGTGCAATTTGGATGAAAAACAAAGATAATAGACATAGAAGTTTATACTTTATTGCGCAAAATATAGTAATTGTAATTGAAGAATCTAATATTATAAATAATATGCATGAAGCATATGAAAGAATAAACTTTGATAACAAAGGTTATGGTGTTTTTATTTCAGGACCTTCTAAAACTGCAGATATAGAACAATCTTTAGTTATTGGAGCACATGGACCAAAATCAGGGTATGTAATTTTTACAAAATCTTGA
- a CDS encoding lactate utilization protein B — protein sequence MSSHSINASKFVANDERMHWHDEALWFVREKRDRASKSIPEWESLREYASSIKSHTMANLDKYILEFEKNAIAKGIKVHFATDATEHNEIVHKILSEKNVKKIVKSKSMLTEECHLNPYLEQRGIEVIDTDLGERIVQLRNEPPSHIVLPAIHLKKMDVSDTFHEHLGTEKGNDDPTYLTRAARASLREDFLTADAGLTGVNFAVASTGGVVVCTNEGNADMGASVPKLHIASMGIEKIIPRLEDLGVFTRLLARSATGQPITSYTSHFMGAVEGGEMHIILVDNKRTQFLSSTKNKKALNCIRCGACMNTCPVYRRSGGHSYEYVIPGPIGSILGAARHPEQHNSLPFACTLCGSCTNVCPVKIDLDSQLYSLRQDLGAANLIDSKKKMAMKITSWLMSKPALFDFAGKVARKVVPKLPNSIIYNKSNVWGKQRDIPKMAEKSFKEIFKAGELDD from the coding sequence ATGAGTAGCCACAGTATAAATGCCTCAAAATTTGTTGCTAATGATGAGAGAATGCATTGGCATGATGAAGCTTTATGGTTTGTAAGAGAAAAAAGAGATAGAGCGAGTAAATCAATCCCTGAATGGGAAAGTTTAAGAGAATACGCAAGTTCAATAAAATCTCACACTATGGCAAACCTAGACAAATATATTTTAGAATTTGAAAAAAATGCAATTGCAAAAGGGATAAAAGTTCATTTTGCAACAGATGCAACAGAACATAATGAGATTGTACATAAAATTTTAAGTGAAAAAAATGTTAAAAAGATTGTTAAATCAAAATCTATGTTAACAGAAGAGTGTCATTTAAATCCATATTTAGAGCAAAGAGGCATTGAAGTAATTGATACAGATTTAGGTGAAAGAATCGTTCAGTTAAGAAACGAACCACCATCACATATTGTTTTACCTGCAATTCACCTAAAAAAAATGGATGTATCAGATACTTTTCATGAACACTTAGGAACTGAAAAAGGAAATGATGACCCAACATATCTTACAAGAGCTGCAAGAGCTAGTTTAAGAGAAGATTTTTTAACAGCAGATGCAGGACTTACTGGAGTTAACTTTGCTGTTGCATCTACTGGAGGAGTTGTTGTTTGTACAAATGAAGGAAATGCTGATATGGGAGCAAGTGTTCCTAAACTACATATTGCTTCAATGGGAATTGAAAAAATTATTCCTAGACTTGAAGACTTGGGAGTTTTTACTAGATTATTAGCTAGAAGTGCAACAGGGCAACCAATAACTTCATATACTTCACACTTTATGGGTGCAGTTGAAGGTGGAGAAATGCATATTATTTTAGTTGATAATAAAAGAACACAATTCTTAAGTTCAACAAAAAACAAAAAAGCATTAAATTGTATTAGATGTGGGGCATGTATGAATACTTGTCCTGTTTATAGAAGAAGTGGTGGTCATTCATATGAGTATGTAATTCCTGGACCTATTGGCTCAATTTTAGGAGCAGCAAGACATCCAGAACAACATAATAGTTTACCATTTGCTTGTACTTTATGTGGGTCTTGTACAAATGTATGTCCTGTAAAAATTGATTTAGATTCACAACTTTACTCTTTAAGACAAGATTTAGGAGCTGCAAATTTAATTGATAGTAAAAAGAAGATGGCAATGAAAATAACTTCTTGGCTAATGAGTAAACCAGCACTATTTGATTTTGCGGGAAAAGTAGCTAGGAAAGTGGTACCTAAACTTCCTAATTCAATTATCTATAATAAATCAAATGTTTGGGGAAAACAAAGAGATATTCCAAAAATGGCTGAAAAAAGTTTCAAAGAGATCTTTAAAGCAGGAGAATTAGATGACTAG
- a CDS encoding (Fe-S)-binding protein produces MKIGLFIPCFMNELYPDICKATYKILKNLNLEIEYPLEQTCCGQPMANSGCSKDIETLAKNFVKTFKKYDYIVAPSGSCVSMVKEHYAPFFDNDNDYNHVKASVYEVCEFLHDVIGLDNLNIDVSFPFNVGVHNSCHGHRVLKLATASELNIPYNSKLKNLLSKVNDINIVELKREDECCGFGGTFSVQEEAISVAMGKDRIKDHLNSNAQIMTGADMSCLMHMDGIINRNKEPIKVMHITEILAGVKP; encoded by the coding sequence ATGAAAATAGGATTATTTATTCCCTGTTTTATGAATGAACTTTACCCAGATATTTGTAAAGCTACATATAAAATATTAAAAAATTTAAATTTAGAAATAGAATACCCATTAGAACAGACTTGTTGTGGTCAACCTATGGCCAACTCAGGTTGCTCAAAAGATATAGAAACATTAGCAAAAAATTTTGTAAAAACATTTAAAAAATATGATTATATTGTTGCCCCAAGTGGTTCATGTGTATCTATGGTAAAAGAACATTACGCACCATTTTTTGACAATGATAATGACTATAATCATGTTAAAGCATCAGTGTATGAAGTATGTGAATTTTTACATGATGTAATAGGATTAGATAATTTAAATATTGATGTATCATTCCCTTTTAATGTAGGTGTACACAACTCATGCCATGGGCATAGAGTTTTAAAATTAGCAACTGCAAGTGAATTAAATATTCCATATAATTCAAAGCTAAAAAATTTATTATCAAAAGTAAATGATATAAATATTGTTGAATTAAAAAGAGAGGATGAGTGTTGTGGATTTGGAGGAACTTTTAGTGTTCAAGAAGAAGCAATTTCAGTTGCTATGGGGAAAGATAGAATAAAAGACCATTTAAACTCAAATGCACAAATAATGACAGGTGCAGATATGTCATGTTTAATGCACATGGATGGTATTATAAATAGAAATAAAGAGCCAATTAAAGTTATGCATATAACTGAAATCTTAGCAGGAGTAAAACCATGA
- a CDS encoding class I SAM-dependent methyltransferase has product MISNHEFYKKAHEKYNTSAKALHWVSTYSQEKRFEVLISFIKEELSNSTLIDVGCGYGHLITYLNNKSIKPKAYVGIDCEDFMIEINKKKYPDYDFFVLDILEDELPKVDYYFCSGAMNILPKKYVFRFIKKCYEASNKGFVFNFITNSFFRTSKKEIIDYCKTFNPNIELKENYLKYDFSIFIKK; this is encoded by the coding sequence ATGATTAGTAACCACGAATTCTATAAAAAAGCTCATGAAAAATATAATACCAGTGCAAAAGCTTTGCATTGGGTTTCAACTTACTCACAAGAAAAAAGATTTGAAGTCTTAATTAGTTTTATCAAAGAAGAATTATCAAATTCAACACTTATTGATGTTGGGTGTGGCTATGGCCATTTAATTACATACTTAAATAACAAAAGTATTAAACCAAAAGCTTATGTAGGAATTGATTGTGAAGATTTTATGATAGAAATCAATAAAAAGAAATATCCTGACTATGATTTTTTTGTTCTAGATATTTTGGAAGATGAACTTCCAAAAGTAGATTACTATTTTTGTAGTGGTGCTATGAATATACTACCTAAAAAATATGTTTTTAGATTTATAAAAAAATGCTATGAAGCCTCAAATAAGGGTTTTGTATTTAACTTTATTACAAATAGCTTTTTTAGAACTTCAAAAAAAGAGATAATAGATTATTGTAAAACTTTTAATCCTAATATTGAACTTAAAGAGAATTATCTTAAATATGATTTCTCTATTTTTATTAAAAAATAA
- a CDS encoding deoxycytidylate deaminase — protein MLNDRSFINIAKEIANASKCVSKQVGAVIVKDGRILSTGYNGTPAGYKNCSDHWNGEYTKDHHEWSKKYEIHAEMNAIIWAARKGISIEGGTIYVTLEPCSECSKNLIASGIVRIVYEKAYEHNNSEIISKFIKDNGVQIEQISSND, from the coding sequence ATGTTAAATGACAGAAGTTTTATAAATATTGCTAAAGAGATTGCAAATGCATCAAAATGTGTTTCAAAACAAGTAGGTGCAGTTATTGTAAAAGATGGAAGAATTCTTTCAACGGGATACAATGGAACTCCAGCAGGATATAAAAATTGTTCAGACCATTGGAATGGAGAGTATACAAAAGATCACCATGAATGGTCAAAAAAATATGAAATACATGCAGAAATGAATGCAATTATTTGGGCAGCAAGAAAAGGTATAAGTATTGAAGGTGGAACAATTTATGTTACATTAGAACCTTGTAGTGAATGCTCTAAAAACCTTATTGCATCAGGAATTGTAAGAATAGTTTATGAAAAAGCTTATGAACATAATAACTCAGAAATAATATCAAAATTCATAAAAGATAATGGAGTTCAAATAGAACAAATTTCTAGCAATGATTAG
- the accB gene encoding acetyl-CoA carboxylase biotin carboxyl carrier protein → MDFKEIKELIRVFDKSELNKLKVKDGEFEISMQSGFEGTVVTTTAAPVAASSAPVASAPVAAPAAPVASESAAPVSGDAINSPMVGTFYASPSPESPAFVKVGDTVKKGQTLCILEAMKIMNEVEAEFDCKIVEILVEDGSPVEYDMPIFVVEKL, encoded by the coding sequence ATGGACTTTAAAGAAATCAAAGAGTTAATCAGAGTATTTGATAAAAGCGAATTAAATAAATTAAAAGTAAAAGATGGTGAATTTGAAATATCTATGCAAAGTGGTTTTGAAGGTACTGTAGTAACTACAACAGCAGCACCAGTTGCAGCTTCTTCAGCACCAGTTGCATCTGCACCAGTTGCAGCACCAGCAGCACCAGTTGCAAGTGAATCAGCAGCACCAGTATCAGGTGATGCTATTAACTCTCCAATGGTTGGAACATTCTATGCTTCTCCATCTCCAGAATCTCCAGCGTTTGTAAAAGTTGGTGATACAGTTAAAAAAGGTCAAACTTTATGTATCTTAGAAGCAATGAAAATTATGAATGAAGTTGAAGCAGAGTTTGATTGTAAAATTGTTGAGATTTTAGTTGAAGATGGTTCTCCAGTTGAATATGATATGCCAATTTTCGTAGTTGAAAAATTATAA